One genomic window of Dromaius novaehollandiae isolate bDroNov1 chromosome 23, bDroNov1.hap1, whole genome shotgun sequence includes the following:
- the TRAPPC3 gene encoding trafficking protein particle complex subunit 3 — MSRQAGRGTESKKMNSELFTLTYGALVTQLCKDYENDEDVNKQLDKMGYNIGVRLIEDFLARSNVGRCHDFRETADVIAKIAFKMYLGITPSITNWSPGGDEFSLILENNPLVDFVELPDNHSSLIYSNLLCGVLRGALEMVQMAVDVKFVQDTLKGDSVTEIRMKFIRRIEDNLPAGEE, encoded by the exons ATGTCGCGCCAGGCCGGCCGCGGCACCGAGAGCAAGAAAATG AACTCGGAGCTCTTCACACTGACATACGGAGCTCTGGTCACCCAGCTGTGCAAGGACTACGAGAATGACGAGGACGTCAACAAGCAGCTTGACAAAAT GGGTTACAACATAGGCGTTCGGCTGATAGAAGACTTTCTGGCCCGGTCCAATGTGGGAAGATGCCATGATTTCCGTGAAACTGCAGATGTTATTGCAAAG AtagcatttaaaatgtatttgggcATCACTCCAAGCATCACCAACTGGAGTCCTGGAGGTGATGAGTTCTCCCTGATTTTGGAAAATAACCCCTTGGTGGACTTCGTCGAGCTCCCTGACAACCACTCCTCTCTCATCTATTCCAACTTGCTGTGTGGAGTGCTGCGAGGTGCCCTGGAAATG GTTCAGATGGCTGTGGATGTAAAATTTGTGCAGGACACACTGAAAGGGGACAGCGTCACAGAAATAAGAATGAAGTTCATCAGGCGGATTGAAGACAATCTCCCAGCTGGTGAAGAGTGA
- the LOC112985776 gene encoding uncharacterized protein LOC112985776: protein MAGLGAAALLLGAALGCGHPSPFPFPFLDPALPWHRRLDDLVGRLTPDELVLQVARGGALLNGPAPPIPRLGVGPYNWNTECLRGDAEAPGWATAFPQALGLAASFSPELVYRVANATATEVRAKHNHFVATGRYGDHTGLSCFSPVLNIMRHPLWGRNQETYGEDPFLTAELGASFVRGLQGQHPRYVKASAGCKHFSVHGGPENIPVSRLSFDAKVLERDWRTTFLPQFQACARAGSYSFMCSYNSINGVPACANKELLTDILRGEWGFEGYVVSDEGAVESVMLAHNYTRSFEETAAAVLNAGCNLELSYGLRDNVFMRIPRALAAGSVTLETLRARVRPLFYTRLRLGEFDPPAMNPYSGLELSAVQSPAHRALALEAAVKSFVLLKNARDTLPLRAQTLRGQRLAVVGPFADNPRVLFGDYAPVPEPQYIYTPRRGLQTLPADVSFAAGCDEPRCQRYSPAEVEAAARGADVVVVCLGTGTDVEMEARDREDLSLPGHQLQLLQDAVRAAAGRPVVLLLFNAGPLDVSWARGHDGVGAILACFFPAQAAGLALARVLLGEEGANPAGRLPATWPAGMHQVPPMENYTMAGRTYRYYGPEAPLFPFGYGLSYTTFGYRDLVLSPAALPACANLSVSVVVENTGRRDGEEVVQLYLRWEQPSVPVPRWQLVAFRRVALPAGRAAKLLFGVTAAQRAVWARPWRVEPGAFTLFAGGQQPGQETRAGSEVLSGRFWVTGAARPLSRC, encoded by the exons atggcggggctgggggccgccgcgctgctgctgggCGCCGCGCTGGGCTGCGGCCACCCCtcgcccttccccttccccttcctggaCCCGGCGCTGCCCTGGCACCGCCGCCTCGACGACCTCGTGGGCCGCCTCACCCCCGACGAGCTGGTGCTGCag GTGGCGCGGGGGGGCGCCCTGCTCaacggccccgcgccccccatCCCGCGCCTCGGCGTCGGGCCCTACAACTGGAACACGGAGTGTCTGCGGGGCGACGCCGAGGCCCCCGGCTGGGCCACCGCCTTCCCCCAGGCCCTGGGGCTCGCCGCCTCCTTCAG ccccgagCTCGTCTACCGCGTGGCCAACGCCACGGCCACCGAAGTGCGGGCCAAGCACAACCACTTCGTCGCCACGGGCCGCTACGGGGACCACACGGGGCTCAGCTGCTTCAGCCCGGTGCTGAACATCATGCGGCACCCGCTGTGGGGCAGGAACCag gAGACGTACGGGGAGGACCCGTTCCTCACCGCCGAGCTGGGCGCCAGCTTCgtgcgggggctgcaggggcagcacccgCGCTACGTCAAGGCCAGCGCCGGCTGCAAGCACTTCAGCGTGCACGGGGGCCCCGAGAACATCCCCGTCTCCAGGCTCAGCTTCGACGCCAAG GTGCTGGAGCGCGACTGGCGCACCACCTTCCTGCCCCAGTTCCAGGCCTGCGCCCGCGCCGGCTCCTACAGCTTCATGTGCAGCTACAACAG CATCAACGGCGTCCCTGCCTGCGCCAACAAGGAGCTGCTGACGGACATCCTGCGGGGCGAGTGGGGCTTCGAGGGCTACGTGGTGAGCGACGAGGGCGCCGTGGAGTCCGTCATGCTGGCGCACAACTACACGCGCAGCTTCGAGGAGACGGCGGCGG CCGTGCTCAACGCCGGCTGCAACCTGGAGCTCTCCTACGGCCTGCGGGACAACGTCTTCATGCGCATCCCCCGGGCCCTGGCCGCCGGCAGCGTCACGCTGGAG ACGCTGCGCGCCCGGGTCCGGCCCCTCTTCTACACGCGCCTGCGGCTGGGGGAGTTCGACCCGCCGGCCATGAACCCCTACAGCGGCCTGGAGCTGAGCGCCGTGCAGAGCCCCGCGCACCGCGCCCTGGCGCTGGAGGCCGCCGTCAAGAGCTTCGTGCTGCTGAAGAACGCGCGGGACACGCTGCCGCTGCGGGCGCAGACCCTGCGCGGCCAACGCCTCGCG GTGGTGGGACCCTTTGCCGACAACCCCCGGGTGCTGTTTGGGGACTACGCGCCCGTCCCGGAGCCCCAGTACATTTACACGCCGCG GAGGGGGCTGCAGACGCTGCCGGCCGACGTCAGCTTCGCGGCGGGCTGCGACGAGCCGCGGTGCCAGCGCTACTCGCCGGCCGAggtggaggcggcggcgcggggagccgacGTGGTGGTGGTGTGCCTGGGCACGG GCACCGACGTGGAGATGGAGGCGAGGGACCGGGAGGACCTGTCCCTGCCCGGccaccagctgcagctgctgcaggacgCCGTGCGCGCCG ccgccgggcgccccgtggtgctgctgctgttcaaCGCGGGGCCGCTGGACGTGAGCTGGGCGCGGGGGCACGACGGCGTGGGCGCCATCCTGGCCTGCTTCTTCCCGGCGCAGGCggccggcctcgccctcgcccgggTGCTGCTGGGCGAGGAGGGGGCCAACCCGGCCGGCCGGCTCCCGGCCACGTGGCCCGCCGGCATGCACCAG GTGCCCCCGATGGAGAACTACACCATGGCGGGGCGGACGTACCGCTACTACGGGCCGGAGGCCCCGCTCTTCCCCTTCGGCTACGGGCTCTCCTACACCACCTTCGGCTACCGGGACCTGGTGCtgagccccgcggcgctgcccgcctgCGCCAACCTCTCCGTGTCCGTGGTGGTGGAGAACACGGGGCGGCGGGACGGCGAGGAG GTGGTGCAGCTGTACCTGCGGTGGGAGCAGCCCTCCGTGCCGGTGCCCCGCTGGCAGCTGGTGGCCTTCCGCCGGGTGGCCCTGCCGGCGGGCCGGGCGGCCAAGCTGCTCTTCGGGGTGACGGCGGCGCAGCGGGCCGTCTGGGCGCGGCCCTGGCGCGTGGAGCCCGGCGCCTTCACGCTCTTCGCCGGCGGGCAGCAGCCGGGCCAGGAGACGCGGGCCGGCTCCGAGGTGCTCAGCGGGCGGTTCTGGGTcaccggcgccgcccggcccctgAGCCGCTGCTAG